The sequence gcgggtgccagagcaggggcacaggctgcccagaggggctgtggagtcccttccctggagacatccacgccccgcctggacgcggtcctgtgcccctgctctggctgtgcctgctcaagcagggggtgggacggggtgagctcccgagggccctgccagcccccaccatgCTGGCATACTGTGAAAAGCCCTCTGATGTTGGCCTTTGCTTGTGACGTGCTGCTTTCATCCTCCCAGAgccattttgtatttatatcaACTGTATATTTTCTATAACCTCACTCATCTTCATTTTCGCTCCCCTTTGCAAGGAGCGACAACCTGCCGTTGGCATCTCGGGTTGGGTCGATGCACGAAAAGGCTCCCGCAGCGGATGGGAGAAGCCAACGGCAGGAGGGGGTGCGGCCCCGTCCCAGCTGGGCATGGGGCACCGCCTGCAGATGCCAAGAGCCTGGAGCCCGTGCTGAGCCCACAGCGAGGCACAGGGATGCAAGGGCACCTTTTCTTCCGggtcctcctctcctcccaggctCCAGAGCCGCCCGACCCGACCGCGCGTGCCGGGGGTGACACCACGGCCCAGCAACCCCCCGGACTGCGAAGGGAGCACAACAACCAGCTCTGCTTGATGGCTTCTTCCTGCAAAGCCGCaggaagggaaaggcaggagggaaaaagcacCTGCCCGCTTCCCTCCTGGCTCGTCCCTCCCTGTGAGAGAAAAGGCTTTGCAAGGACAGGGGTGAAGAAGAAACCACACAGAGTCCCCGGGAGGTAAAAGGCAGGGAAGCGGCGGAACAAGGCAGGGGACAGCCCCGGGGCGCAGAGCCCCACGCCTCACCTGCCCGCTCCCATGACCACACGCTGCACTCAAGGCGCTCCATGTTCAGTGCTCCCTTCCATTCAGGTGACAGCCAGGGAACAAGAAGGGGGCATTTCTGCACTTTGCACCTTCCCGGTCGACGGCAGAGCCAAAGCAAAGGCGAGAAGtcaaaaaaagaaccaaagggGGCGGAACTGGAGCGCAGGCAGCAAATGCTCGTCCTTCGCCTGGGCCCAACTGCTCGGAGGGTCCTTCCGCTGCCCCGCCACGGAGGGTGTCCCTCTCGGCCCAGGGAGAGACGCCGGAGTGAACTCAAGGGAGGAGCCCGAGCCAGAGCACGAACCTTTTTGGGACGAAGAGGCAAGCGCAGAACACGTCACACCTCACAGAAGGTGTTTGTGTACATTCAGAGTTTATatttggagaaaagagaaaggcgAGGAGGAATTGGAGACTGAAAAAATAGCCCTGAATGAGGGAGCGGTAGCAGCCCCTCGACCACTACAAAACCGCACCAACACACGCACGTACACACGGAGGCGTAACGACACCCAGCTCCCACGGACTGTGATGCGCCCCTCACTTTGCTGCTCTGGAGATACCGAACGCCTGAAGCACCCCCAGGGTAACCGACAACATCTGCATGGCTTTAATGGGAATCCTCCGGCTGAAGGGAAGCGGTTTCTCCCCGGGCCTGCGTCGGCACATCCCGCAGTCACGTTCTCACTCCTCTCCTTCAGAGTCAACATTCCTAGTCGTGAAAaccggggcagggggaaagagaagaagaggGAGAGCGTCGTCAGCGCCAGAGCGGCCGGCTGCTGCCGATTCAGCCCCGTGTGTGGCACCAGCCCGGCAGGGAGGAGCTGGTTTGCATGCCACGgcccctgctgcctgtgcccaggGCTCGCTCGGCAGTGCTGGCCAGAGCACGGCACAGCCGTAGGCACGCGCCGTCGCCGCAGAGGAGCACGGTCGCACTCACGGGCCAGCCTTTAcctctttcctccccagagTCAGAGCGTTTCCCTCTTCATCGTCAGCGCCTTCCACACGGTCGTGTTGGACATCTCCTCTGAGATATTAATCTCCGAAGGATCAGCCCTGCAATAAATATTGCCCAGGGCAACGCGTGATTCTGGGAACTGACGGCACCAAGTGCGTTAGCATCGGCGAGAGGAACAGGGGGGCTCGGAGGAGCAAAGCTCAGCACAAGCACAGGGGCCTTTGCCGCGTGAGGAGGTTTGGGAGGCGAGCCCGAGAGCTGCAGAGCAACGGCTCCGTGCAACGGCTCTCGCTGCTGCGCAGCCCTGGAGCGGGCTCCTAAGCCACTGCTGCTACAGATCatgcctgcagctcctcagctggaagCACGAGGCTCTCCAGCTGCGTAAAGTCCCTGACGATGAGGGTGCCCGGGCTCAAACGTGAGCTGTGCAGCCACTCTGCTtggaggcagagccctgccatcgcctcctgcagccctgatTTTCCCCCCAAGCTGACTGCTGGTGCCTAAGGGATGCTCAGGAAAGAGGCAAGTGGAGAAAATTGGGCCAAACCCCTGCAGATCCATCCTGCCAGGGGCCCTGGGCCTCCACGGGGCTTTACCTGTCACTGGGTTGCTGTGGGATATCCAAGCCGCTGGTCTCCCCCAGTTCCAGCTGAACGgaatttgcagcagcagctgccatcgTCTTCTGGGACTCCTGGCGTAAAAAGGGACAAATCAATTTCTCCGTCTGTGACCAAAGTGGAGAGAAACACACCAGGCGGTAAAAGCGCTGCATGTGCCCTCTCCTTGGGACCCATGGCAGCTTCAGCTCTTAGTGCAGCAGGGTATCGACCTCCGCTCCAAACCTTTTGCAAGGGTTAAAAACACTATTAGCAGCAAATCTTCCCACCGTGagtatcatcatcatcatcatcatcatcttcctcaccttttttcctcaaagactactttttaaaattctccctCACTCAAGTGTTAAGCTCACTGCTAATTCAGGGAAAGACACGCTGAAGCTGTGGGATCTGGGCTATTGGGATCTATTTCTATTGCGTTCTGCTCCTCCCCCAACATTTCAAGACCAGCTGGGACAGAAAGAGGCCATCTCACAGCCCAAGGGAGACGACCGGCCCCGAGCCCCCAGCAAGCATTACCTCTTCTTCTTGGGCTTCGGTTTTGGCGTCGCCCAacctctgcttcttgctttctgGCATCAGGTCATCCAGAAAGCTGAGCTCTCGCTTGGAGAAGCAGAAATCCATCGCTTTGCGCACAAAAACGAGAGCCAACACCTTTgtgaggaagagggaagatgCGGTGAGGCCAGAGGCGACGCTACATCTCCCTCCAACGCTGCAAACCTCCCGCTGCCGACACCGGCAGCGGCTCTTACCATCATGGGAAAGATGATGGCGGCACGGGACGCCTTGATGCCCCAGAGCAGGACGAGGCAGATCAGCTGGATGGCGGTGAAGAAATGCACCTTTCGCAAGGGCACGTGCCGCAGGTAGACGAAATCCGGCTGGTGTTTCGCCAGCATCCAGAACAGCTTCAAGCGATCGAAGAACTGCAAAAAGCCAAGGGGGAAAAGTTGCCACCGTGGGACTGCGGAAGGTTTCTGGCCCCGTGGAGACGCGGAGGCAGTTCTCAGGGTCTCGCTTGCAAGGAGAGATCGCGGAGCCCACTCGCTTCCTCCTGGGAGCAGCCCCCAGTTGCCCTTCGCTCCACCCAGCTTGCCCGCCAGAGCTGCCCACCACATTGCAAGGAGTCCACGGTCTTCTCTCGGCGGCATTTCTTGGCCCACCCAATCCCCCGGCAAGGATTTCCACCGGTGGCAGAAACTGCCTTCCCTTGGCACTGAATTCCCCCGCTTCCACCTCACCAAAGCCCGACCTGCCCTAAGCCGTGACACAGAGAGCCCTGACCGTgcccgctcccccagccctaCACCCCTCCTGGGCCTCCCCCGAGCTGCTGCTCACACAAAACACTTTCAGCGCTTGCTCCCGGAGAGGTGTTTTCCCACGCCACTGCTTTCTGCCCGCTCCTACGGCCGGGAAATACCAGGGAGCAGACGTGCCGCGCGCTGTAACAGAGCCCGTACCTGAATTCCTCTGAGGGACGACACACCCATGTAGAGGAAGACGCCGTAAAGCACAGGCATTGGGAtgaactgaaaacaagaatGGAATCCTCCGTTCTGTTCTCCATCACATTTTCACTCTTACCACTCTCTTCTACGGGCACTGCCTGAAGTTGCCCaaagctctgcagctcccacgGGCTTGGAGGTGGGTCGGACTTTAACCGGGAGAGATTTTGTGCGTGCGAGGGAGCCAACGCTCTGCTTCAGGCTGAACGTCTGAGTTCCCTTTTGTCACAATAAGCCTCTcttccagagaggtgggaggaaaAGAGGTCACTTCACCCGTGCTACCGCGTACCGCGCTCTGTGACGGTAGAAAACCATTTCTACGTGTTCTTGTGGCAACGCGCAAAGGCGCTGGGCCTCCTTTTAGCCTAGAGACGGCATTATTTTGTGGGAGGAACACGCAAGGAAGCCCTCGGGGACCATTTTGGCGTGTTTGGCTACTTGGAATGGCTGTTCTGAGGCGCTTGCGGGAGCCAATCGCCACCGAGAAGGTGCTGCCTGTTTGAAAGGGAGCAGAGGTACTGCTCGGAACGCGCCTAATTGTAACCCACGAACACGGGTGGGCCTGAAAGACGCCTGAACATTAAAGCGGTCGTCGTGCTCGCTTGCCGAGAGCGCAGCACACTGGGGCCTGAAGGGCTGGAAAGCGTGACCGAGGCTGGTTCCCACCGCCGGTCAAGCCCCAAGGGCTGGGattcacctcctcctctgctccacaaCTACTCAGGCCTGGGAAGGGGGGACTCTTGTTTTTCAGAACCCCCCAAAAGCACGTGGTTGTTGggtgttttccattttcctcttaCCTTTaacacagaagtgaagaagacGGAGCAGCCCATGAGCACAAAGATCATCAAGCCAGTGACTCTCTGCTCTCGTATCCCCAAAAACTTGGGTTGCTCCCCGGGAGCTGAGCAGTCAGACTCTACTTTGAGGCTGTTCACATGGGTGACGGACAGGACGGTGGCAGCCACAAACCAGGGCAGCCCCATCACGGAGCACACCCCGAGCATCACGGCCACCACAAAAAGGTCCAGGTGGTACCCGCATCCTTTCTGCAGGGAGCAAAGCAAGAGGCAGAGTGTCCCACAGCAGAAGAGCAACGACAACGTCGCAAGTCACGCTCCCACCCTACTGAGCTGAAGTCAGCTTCTTGAAAATTTAAAGCAAGGATTGGAAACAAATCAGGATGTAGCCAGTCTCTGCGCAAGCCCCTCGCATGGAAATCTGACAGGGGCTCAGACAAAGCAGATTGCGAGAGTCTGCGTGATATCGACTTCTCACAAAAAAGACATAAAACgactttttctcttcattcacAGAGAAATTGCCACCACTTGCAAAGAAGATGCGACTCTGAGCTATCCCTGGCAGCTCTTCAGAACGattccttcccccagctgccgctggcattttcaaacaaaagccCTCCTCTCTCTTGCTCCCCGACTGATTTGCTGCTCCGAAAGATtgcccacctcccctcccctgccctttgcTCCCCGTGTCATCAGTAACCCAGGAGAGCATCCTGCCACACAGCCCGACCTCGTCCCACACCAACGCCTTCCCAAAGCTTTTGGAATAGGAGCTTCTCCCCACTCCTGCAGCCCACAGTGGGCTGGGGACGGGCTCATCTCTTGCAGCCCCTTACCTTCAGCCTGTGCTCCTTCCTGTTGACAATAACAGCCGTGATCTGCTGGTCCATGAAGATCAGGatggtgcagagcagagctgggatgaGCGCAGCCGGCACCGTCCACCACGGGTTGGGGCCGATGGGGCTGATGAACCACCCGCGGTCATCTCTGGTCGGCTGCGACAAAGCACACGCATGTCACGatcctctcccagcccagccgcCTCACTGCCTTTCAGtttcccctccagccctggggcagagcagctcccagccctggcttCAAGTCACCCTCTCCCAGGGGGTTCAGCAGTGCCAGCGGCCTCTTTGCCAGCACCtacagctgcttctcctgcGCGTCTCCAGAGCGCCGGGGCCGTCTTCTCGTTCCCACAAGGAAAGGATGCGCTCGGAGGTGGAAGAGGAGATGCTCACACCACCCGCATCTCCTCCAGACTCAGCCccgtcctgccctgccctgccaccaccTTGTGGCATCCCCAGGGGCCGCAAACAGCTCCGCGCCAAAACACCCCCTTACCTTGAACACATGGGGCACATGGAGCTTCGGGGACGGGATCCCAGTCACCAAGTCAATGAGCACCATGATGACGATGGTGAGGAAAACGGCAAAGTCGCTCACTGTGGCCCGTACCTGGGGCAAGAAACCAGAGCTGAAAGGGGCAGGTCGGAAATGCTACAGTGGTTTTGCACTCATGGAGCTGCGTGAGGGACAGCCCAGCCGATGGAGGGCTTGGCCTTCAAGGGCAACGTTTCCCAGCTCGACCAAGCGGTGGCAAATACAGCCGAGTGCTCCAGGAGAGCCGTCTGGGGAAAAGAGCGTGGAGACTGCTGCTGGCAACCAGCTTCTACCTACTCTGCTTGGGAAGTAACGGCTGGTTTTGAACTTCTTCAGCAAGCTCGACAGGACAAAGGTGGAGAAGAAGAGGATGCAGCACCACAAGAGGACATTAGGTGCGTAGGGGCCATCGCGCCCACAGGCAGCTCCTTGAAACTCGCCGTGCAAATACCGACATTCCTGCCAAAACAGAGCGTCAGCGCACAAAGGCAGTGCCCGTGCGGCAAGGAAACCTCGGGGAACCGGGGGGTTGTGAGGCTCTTGGGCCAAGAGCCACGACCCTGTAACTGCTGCTGCCCACGGAGATTTCTAGgtaaccagcagcagcagcacctcctgAACAAGCGACACATTCAACTGCACAGAGGAGAGCGGAGAGAGGAGCTGTGACGGGACACCACGCCACAGAGCCACACCACATCCTCCGCTTGAATGGCAGGTAACCACGGCTGGAGGTGACACCGGAGGGGAAGGACGTGCTGGCAGCTCTTGGGGACAGGGCAAGGGaacagggcaggagggctgagACAGACGCgacaggaagggagaagaggcaaagcgtcccttcccagggcagggctCCCAGGACACGGCCGAGAGGGGATGAAGACGCCCATACGAGCCCCCCACCCTGTGCCTGAGCTCTGCTTCCAGCAACAACAGCCCGAGAGACTGCTCAGACATGCAAATTCATGCCTGCGCCTACAGACACGCTGGGTGAGCAAGCCAGGCCTGCAGGTATTAGGAACCACTTCAGGAAGCCAATGACTCCCTTCCAGCATGAACTCAAGTCCTCCAACTGCTCCAAGAATCAAACCACCCACTTAACCTCGCTCCCGGGCGGAAACACTGTCCTGCAACAGGCTTGAGGAGGACAGTTATTCCCCACAGTGCTGGGGACCAGGTGGCCGGGACAAGGCAGACTCTCCTTCGCAGGACCAAGCAGGTTAAACCCCCCCATCAGACTGAAGCCGTGACTTTTcagagcagcaccagcacagctggaagcCCATCAGCACCGGAAGGCCTCTGACTCTTGCACCGTGCAAATGCCCCTGAGCCCGTGACCGCGGCGCGAGGAAGCAGTGGCTCGGGCCACTTACAGTCACCGTGAGGTTTTCCCAGGCGATACCGGACACGTTGATCTTGTTGCTCTCCCAGAAGCGCAGGGTTTCGTTGCTGGGATGGGTCGGTGCCTCACACTtacagctgggaggagagaagcCAAGGCAGGGGTAAGGGAAAGACGACGGAGGCGCAACCCTGAGCTCCTGCCAAGGGGCAGCGGCGTTTCAGGAGGACAAAAAACCCACGAGTAGAGGGTGAGGAGGTCGAGCTGGCTGTGCATGTGCACAGGGTAGGTCTCTCGCAGGTGACTCAGCTTCTCCAGAGCCTCGTAGATGAAGATGACGCAGATGAGGGAGGCGAAGGCTTCTTCGGTGAAGCGGGTGATGTAGCACACCAAAGAGCTGGCGTCGGTGGCCACCAGCACCATGCAGAAGGCGGCAGTCCACAGCCCGATGCACGCCCGCAGACAGAGATAGGAGAGCTTGTACTCCCTGggaaaccaacagaaaaagaagggtgCAGAGGCCAGCAAGACGCTCCGAgctgtgcctgcctgccttccttcgGGGAAAATCGGCAGCGATTCAAGAGCGTGTCAAGGCTGGGGATGGTAAATGCACTTGCCCTGTTCTGCTACGGGCGGCCTCAGGGCTGTGGTGCAGGGGGGGGACCCGCAGGAGGCGGCCAATTCTTCCCTTATCACCATTTAGCAATTATCTTGGGTTAACGCCCTGGAAGCTAACGGAGGTCAGGGCCCTGTGGTGGAAGGTGGTGTTCTGCCGCATCACCCCGACGCCCCAACACCAACCCCGGCTGGGTTTGCACCCAGTCATCTGCTGCCAGCGAGTTGGGGCTCAATAGAAGTGCAATTGCACTAACAGGGCAATAAGGATCCAAGTCATCCCAACCAAAGGATTGTCCTGGACAACCCCCATTTCACATGAAAAGGTCCTGCTTTTCAATACAAtcatcaaaacacagaaaacaacttCAATCTAACAACTGCCACCGACAAAACCATCTTTGCTCCATGGCTGCCTTCTTGCAAAGGCTCTCGCAGCACCCAGCCGCGGCAGCCAGCCTTACTTGCAGAACTTGTAAAGGATCTTCTCAAACACAAGGACGGGTCCGGTGCTCCCGAGGATGGTGAGAGGCTGCCCAGCAAAGAGGGAATACACCACGCCGGTCATGGATGCGCCCAGCAGCGACTCCATGGCACTCTGGccggggaagagaggcagccgTGAATACGTAAATCATtagcaggggaggggggaaacacccccaaacccaaagcaaatTCCCCGCAGCAAGGACTTTTGCGAGAGTTTCATCCTCCCCCATGCCACCCAACAGAGAGAGGTGCTCACTATGTGGCCATTGGTCgcctcccccagcagccccccaaaGGTGATGACAGGGGACATGCAGGCACAgtagaggaagaggaaggacgCCAGACACTGCAGCCTCAGACCATCCCGAAAGTCGCTCCAGAACCACGGGGCCTTTCGCTTCACGTCCAGGATCAAACCTCCAAAGAgcctggaggaagggaaaaaaagagactcGTTTCCTGGAAGAGCCCATGGAGTTGTCCCTGCTGCAAAAGGACGCTCGCAGGCACAGAAGAGC comes from Phalacrocorax aristotelis chromosome 26, bGulAri2.1, whole genome shotgun sequence and encodes:
- the LOC142048612 gene encoding electroneutral sodium bicarbonate exchanger 1-like; its protein translation is MPLGRQSHRHHRPHSQKPREREKDSALTEPGYRYTPSQRVQFILGTEEDEQHVPHDLFSELDEICVKEGEGAEWKERARWLKFEEDVEDGGERWSKPYVATLSLHSLFELRSCITKGTVLLDVCANSIEEIADMILGQQEESAEFDEGVRAKVREVLLKKHHHQNEKKRNNLLPIVCSFADVSKKQSDPHLLDKPAQTLTPHPSATAAEAKNGVSHESSAMDLSKAEQHFMKKIPTGAEASNVLVGELDFLRQPIVAFVRLTPAVLLSGLMEVPIPTRFLFVLLGPEGKAHQYHEIGRSMATLMTDEVFHDVAYKAKNRADLVAGVDEFLDQVTVLPPGEWDPSIRIEPPKNVPSQEKRKVPGALGDSASHSEPEKHGGPELERTGRLFGGLILDVKRKAPWFWSDFRDGLRLQCLASFLFLYCACMSPVITFGGLLGEATNGHISAMESLLGASMTGVVYSLFAGQPLTILGSTGPVLVFEKILYKFCKEYKLSYLCLRACIGLWTAAFCMVLVATDASSLVCYITRFTEEAFASLICVIFIYEALEKLSHLRETYPVHMHSQLDLLTLYSCKCEAPTHPSNETLRFWESNKINVSGIAWENLTVTECRYLHGEFQGAACGRDGPYAPNVLLWCCILFFSTFVLSSLLKKFKTSRYFPSRVRATVSDFAVFLTIVIMVLIDLVTGIPSPKLHVPHVFKPTRDDRGWFISPIGPNPWWTVPAALIPALLCTILIFMDQQITAVIVNRKEHRLKKGCGYHLDLFVVAVMLGVCSVMGLPWFVAATVLSVTHVNSLKVESDCSAPGEQPKFLGIREQRVTGLMIFVLMGCSVFFTSVLKFIPMPVLYGVFLYMGVSSLRGIQFFDRLKLFWMLAKHQPDFVYLRHVPLRKVHFFTAIQLICLVLLWGIKASRAAIIFPMMVLALVFVRKAMDFCFSKRELSFLDDLMPESKKQRLGDAKTEAQEEEESQKTMAAAAANSVQLELGETSGLDIPQQPSDRADPSEINISEEMSNTTVWKALTMKRETL